The Anoxybacillus amylolyticus DNA segment AGAAAGCGCTCCGATTTTAAAAGGGACAGTCATTGACTATAAACAGTCGCTTATGGGTGGGGGGTTTACTATCCACAACCCGAACGCCATTGCGACATGTGGTTGCGGCTCGTCATTCCGTACGGCAACGAATACTGGAACACCAGAAGAATGTTAATAAAGAGGAGCACAATGCTCCTCTTTTGTTATAAGGTAAGAAAGTATAAAATTTTGCGATTGGGTAGGCTGTCTAGCTCCAAACGCCATCGGTGTGATGCGCTCCGCCCCTTCTTTGGGGGCGATACATGAAGAAATTTCAGTGATTTTGCCCACGCAGAACTAAGCCATGCTCGGTTCGGGCTCTCTTCGACGATAGGCGGGCGTTTTGCGCTTTTCTTATTATTTTCCGATAAACATTTGTGTCCAGTGGTTTCCTCCGCTTTCAAATCCGACCCCGATGTGGGTAAACTGACGGTTTAAAATATTGGCACGATGCCCTGGACTGTTCATCCAAGCGGTTACGACTTCTTGCGGGGTACGTTGCCCTTGGGCAATGTTTTCACCGGCGGTTCGATACGTAATCCCGAAGTCGCGCATCATATCAAACGGTGACCCGTACGTTGGGCTAGTGTGTGAAAAATAATGCTTTTGTTGCATATCTTCCGACTTTTTCTGAGCAACAGCGCTCAGTTGCCCATCCGCTTTTAGCGCAGGAAGCCCAGCGCGCGCCCGCTCTTTATTTGTCAAATCAATAACTTGTTGTGCAAATTGGCTAACTCCAGTTGCCGTTCGCGTCTGTTGTGGCTGAGTCGGAGTAGCTAGTTTCGGCGCTTGCTGTGCCTGTCTTGGCATAGAATAATATGGAAACGTTGGTTGCTCCCATTGCGGCTGAAGCTGTGCCTGCCATTGCCCCGCTTGTTGAGGGCTGATCGGGATAAAGTCGTATTTTGCGTCTTGGATTAATATTGCCCTCGTATGTGGATATTGGCTGCTTGGGATAGAGGTGCGCAACGCAGAAATATTTTGTTTTTGCCCATTATCGTTACGCTCCATTCCCATTTTGTTGCAGGCAACTAGCCCAGTTGCTAGCGCGGAAGCAAGCAAAACCGTCGTTGCTTTTTTAAACAATTGTAATCCCCCCTAGTACTGTAAAATGGGCTTACGGGAGTAGTATTTGCTTCGATGAAGAAAGTAACGGTGGGAATCGCTGTGGCGACTGGAAAGAAAAGTAGAATATAGTTGAGTTGCGATAAATAACGAGGTACACTGTATTTAACAAGGAGGAATTATGATGAAAATGCAATGGAACTTATTATTTGCGATGTTATTTGCACTCGTTGTCGCTATTTTTGCCGTAGCTAATGTGAATGCGGTTTCTGTTAATTATTTGTTTGGAAAAACAGAATGGCCATTGATTCTAATCATTCTAGGCTCGACAGCAATGGGAGGACTTATTGTGGCTTCGTTCGGCTTTTTTCGGATATTTCAATTGCAACGGCAAATAAAAGTACTGGCAAAAGAAAAGAAAGAGCTGCAGGAAAAAATGGATACAATGGAGAAAAGGGATAGTGTGGATGTGGAAAATGAAAAATGAAGAAGGGATAGCTTGTTGAGCCATCCCTTTTTATTAAAACATCGACGAAGAATGAAGCGGTTGCACTTTTGCGCTAGGGTCAATATATGCTTTCGCGTTATTGACGGCGGTTGGCGCTTCTCCAAAACCGCACGCAATTAATTTTACTTTTCCTTCATACGTGCAAATATCCCCGGCCGCATATACCCCAGGAATGTTTGTTTCCATTTTTGAGTTCACTTTAATCGAGTTTTTCTCAATGTCAAGTCCCCATTCTTTAATCGGACCAAGCGAAGAAACAAAGCCATAGTTGACAACGACTGCATCAACCTCAATCGTTTCACGCGCTCCATCTTTCGCGCTTTCAAGCACGACTTTTTGAATGCCGTTTTCGTCGCCGATTAATTCAACAGGGACAAATGGCGTTTTTACGTCGACTTTCGATTTCATTAGATTTTCCACGCTATGTTCATGGGCGCGGAATTTGTCGCGACGATGTACGATTGTTACTTTTTTTGCAATTGGTTCTAACATTAATGCCCAGTCAACCGCGGAGTCGCCGCCGCCGCAAACAAGTACCTTTTGCCCAGCAAATTTGTTTAAATCGTCTACAAAGTAATGGAGGTTTTTCCCTTCGTATTGTGCAGCGCTGTCTAACTCTAGGCGACGAGGTTGGAACGCCCCGTTTCCAGCAGTAATGATGACTGTCTTCGAATAGTGTACCTCTTTATTAGTCGTGAGCTTGAAAATACCGTTATCCTGTTTTTCTAGCTTTTCAACCGACTGTTCAAGACAAACGGTCGGGTTAAATTTTGCCATTTGTTCCTTTAAATTATTAATTAGTTCTTGTGCCCGAATTTTCGGAAATCCTGCGACATCATATATGTATTTTTCTGGATAAAGCGCCGACAGCTGACCGCCGAGCTGTGGAAGGCTTTCAATAATTTTTACGCTTGCTTGGCGCATCCCCCCGTAAAATGCGGTAAACAACCCAACTGGGCCGCCACCAATAATCGTAATGTCATACACTTTTTGGTCTTCTTTCATGATCCCTTCCCCCTCGATTATGAAAAATACAGACACCTACATCATACCATATATAATTCCTTTAGAAAAAAGAAAAAAATCACTTGAAAACAATAAAAAAAAAGCATAATATGTTTTTGAAGAGATTGTTAAGATTTTTCGACAATTGTTCGACATTTTTTTGTCCATCATCGTGAATTTTTTCACAAACTTTTTTCGATAAAATGCAACGAAGCGACACACGCTAGTTGTACACACAAAAAAATTAAAAGGGTGGAAGTGATTCATTTGAAAAAGCCAAATGTCGTTATTTTAGGTGCAGGTTATGGAGGTTTAATGACAACGGTTCGCTTGCAAAAATTGGTTGGGGTAAATGAAGCGGACATTACGCTGGTGAACAAATACGATTATCATTATGAAACAACATGGCTTCATGAAGCATCGGCAGGAACGCTTCATCATGACCGTGTGCGTTATCCAATTACCGATGTAATTGACCGTAACAAAGTACAGTTTGTGCAAGATACGGTAGTGAAAATCATCCCACAAGAACAACGCGTTCTTTTAGAAAAAGGTGAGCTTTCGTACGACTACCTAGTCGTTGCACTCGGATTTGAATCCGAAACGTTCGGCATTAAAGGACTAAAAGAGTATGCATTTTCTATCGCGAATATTAATGCTGCCCGCCAAATTCGCGAACATATTGAATACCAATTTGCAACGTACAATACAGAAATCGAAAAGCGGGAAGAGCGTTTGACAATTGTTGTTGGTGGTGCAGGGTTTACTGGTATTGAGTTTCTTGGTGAGTTAGTGAATCGTGTACCAGAACTTTGCCGCGAATACGATATCGACCCGAAAAAAGTGCGCATCATCTGTGTAGAAGCAGCACCGACTGCGCTTCCTGGCTTCGACCCAGAGCTTGTCGAATACGCGGTTGGTGTGCTTGAGCGCAAAGGAGTCGAGTTCCGCATCGGAACAGCGATTAAAGAATGCACGCCGGAAGGCATTGTTGTTGCAAAAGGTGACGAAACAGAAGAAATTAAAGCAGGTACGGTGGTATGGGCAGCTGGTGTGCGCGGAAGCTATGTCATTGATGAATCTGGATTTGAAGCGATGCGCGGTCGCGTGAAAGTTGATCCGTTCTTACGTGCTCCTGGATATGACAACGTCTTTATTGTCGGGGACTGTTCGTTAATGATTAATGAAGAAACAAACCGACCATATCCGCCGACGGCGCAAATTGCAATGCAACAAGGTGAATTGTGCGCGAAAAACCTTGCTGTTTTAATTCGCCAGCAAGGCGAATTGCAGCCATTTAAGCCAGACATTAAAGGAACGGTATGCTCACTTGGTCACGATGATGCAATCGGTGTTGTTTTTGGAAAGAAAATGTGGGGTTCGAAAGCAAGCTTCATGAAAAAAATGGTTGACAACCGCGCGCTTTTCTTGATTGGTGGACCGTCGCTTGTTGTGAAAAAAGGAAAATTCAATATTTTCTAACCAAAAGGGGCAATTGCCCCTTTTTTTTGCTGAGTAAGAAAGCATATTCTGGTTTACCTATATACATGCAACTGGGGAGTTTAACTTATTTTTCCACTGTCGGAGGCAAGCCGTGCTTGGTTCGAGCTCTCCTCGGTGGGGCTTGTGCGCTCTTCGCCGAAGGCGGGCGCTTTTTTTCTGATTTATTAAAAAAATAAAAAGATGAGAAAATAAAAGAAAATAAGAGCATTCATTAGATGTATTCGCTTACATGAGATAAAACCGCTAGAAATCCTTCTTTTCTTTTTCGATTGGAATTTGGTATATTATCAGAAAATTAAGAAAAAAGAGAGGGATCCTTATGAAACGCAAAGAACAAACAGTATGCCCATATTGTGCAGGGAATGGTTATGTGCAACTTTTGTTAGGTGGTTCGGAAACATGTTATTGCTGTGCAGGGAAAGGAGAAACAAAAAACAACGAATGACTTTCGTTGACTCCCCGTCTATCATTCAGTACACTTAAAAAGGATGTACTGGAGGTGATGGGGATGGAAATGAGTATACCTGTTTTACTCATTTCGATGTTGTTATTTTTTGTTTTGTTTTTTGGTATTGGCTTTCTACTAAACATGATTTTACGAATGTCGTGGTTGCCAGCCATTTTAAGTCCGGTTGTTTTTATTTTTATTATTGATGATGTTAAGTTATCGGCGTATTTTACCGCACCAAGCGCGTCGTTTGCAGCGTTAAAACATAAAATTTTGACATTAGCACCTGCAGATGTCATGATCCTCAGCAGCGGGCTAATTGGAGCAATTTTGTCCGGTGTTGCCATTCGAATATTGCGAGCGAAAGGATATCAAATGTTCTAAGGCTTTCGTCCATTAGGCGAAGGCTTTTTTCTTTTCTCACGTCCTGTCGATGAATATTTGTTTCTCTTTTTGGAAATAAATAGAGTCGTGGGAGGAGTGAGAAAATGAGTTTTGTACGAAGGTTATGCATGACAATCTTATTTGTGTGCGCGCTCTTTACAACATTCCAATCCATTTCTGGGGTAGAGGCGCGTACCATCATTGATTGGATGGACGATTCACCGTTTTCTCTTTTTCAACGCAGCTATTATTTTGCTAATTATTTTAATATAGACTACACCGCAGCTGATGACCAATGGATTCAATACGAGGAACGGGAACAGCCGCAAATTTCATCAGAGGTAGCAAAAAATGATACGGTACGTTTGGAGGAGGCGTTTGATTGGTCACAATATCCATCCACGACCGTTGTCGCTACTGGCTATACAGCTGGGGTAGAATCCACAGGAAAGTCGCCAAGCCATCCAGCATATGGAATTACGTACTCAGGAGTGCGCGTAAAGCGAGACTTATATTCAACGATCGCTGCCGATTTAAATGTGTTTCCAATCGGTACAATTTTGTTTATTCCGGGCTATGGGTATGGGGTGGTGGCGGACAAAGGTGGCGCAATTAAAGGAAACCGCATCGATTTGTACTATGATACTGTAGACGATGTTTATAAGTATTGGGGCAAAAAAACGGTCGAAGTGTATGTCGTGAAAAAAGGTGACGGGAAACTGTCAGAAGATGAATTGAAAAAGTTGAACGAAGATGAAACGATGCAAGTATTTCGCCAACAATACGTACAATCGAAAAGCTAGAAAACAGAAGGGGAGCGGTTGCTCCCTTCTTTATTTTTGCAAAACAGGGTCCACTTCGTCGTAGGTTGGAAAAATGTCGGGATGCAACAATGACGCCAGTTTTTTTAAACCAAGTAATAACCGTGGTGACGGTCGGCAAAAAAGCCCTTCTTCGAGTACGTAAATGCAGTTAGATTGAACGGCTTCAAGTTTGTTCCATCCCGGTCGTTTTTTTACGAGAGATCGGTCGATTTTTTCGCTTTGCACGCCAACCCAAACAAGCGCGATATGCTCTGGCTTTCGCCTACTTACTTCTTCCCAGTCGGTTTGTACATTTGCTTGTTCGATATCCGCAAATAAATTGCGTCCGCCAGCTAATTCGCTTATTTCGCTGAGCCAATTTGTTTTTCCAGGCGTAAAGACCGGCTTTGGCCACCATTCCCAATAAATCGTTGGCGGTTGTTCTATTTTTTTGGCGAGTTGCGTATATTGAGCGATGACATCTTGATATCGCTTGACTACTGCTTTGGCGCACTCTTTTTGTCCGAGCACTTCTCCTAACCGAAGCAAGTCCGCTGCAATCTCTTTTAACGAATGTGGATGAAAAATAAGATGTGGAATGTTTCGTTTTTTCAATTCTTCGATGTTTCGTTCCATGCCAGGAACGCTTAATGAGGCGAGAACAAGATCGGGATTCAACGCCTCGACACGCTCCATGTCAATTTGCAAATCTGGTCCGACGCGTGGAAGGGAATGGACAGATGCTGGCCAATCAGAATAATTATCTACGGCAATTAACCAGTCCGTTTTTCCTAAATAAGCAATCAGTTCGGTATTGCTTGGACAAAGAGAAATAAGCTTCAACAAAATCACCTCTTTTTTCTCATTCGCTTTTTCGTTTTATTTTCCTTGTGGTATTGTGAAAAAAAGGGGGGATTGTTATGTATCCGATGGAGTATTACGAGTTCTTTGTGAAGTTCAATGAAGGAGATTACTATACGTGTCATGATTTGTTAGAAGAAATTTGGATGACAGATAAAGCGAATTTTTTTATTAAAGGGTTGTTGCAAATGACGGTCGCGCTCTATCATTATAGCTATGGAAATGTGAAAGGGGCGCGGTGGATGATGCAGGCGGCAGAGGAGTATTTACAACCATATCGTCCGTTTTACTGGGGTGTTCGTGTAGATGAGGTATGCGTATTTATTCAACGTTGTTTAGCAGCTATGCCGACCGATATCGACCGGGTCGATAGTAGCGCCTTGAACGAGCTGCCACCCCTTCCAACACTCGTCTTATTTTTGTACGACTAGTTGAGAAAAATTAGGTATAATAAAGAAGAATAGAAAGGAAGTGAGCAAATGTTTACAGTAATGCAAGAAATGCCGAGCAATGCAGGGCATGAAGCAAT contains these protein-coding regions:
- a CDS encoding cobalamin-binding protein; this encodes MKLISLCPSNTELIAYLGKTDWLIAVDNYSDWPASVHSLPRVGPDLQIDMERVEALNPDLVLASLSVPGMERNIEELKKRNIPHLIFHPHSLKEIAADLLRLGEVLGQKECAKAVVKRYQDVIAQYTQLAKKIEQPPTIYWEWWPKPVFTPGKTNWLSEISELAGGRNLFADIEQANVQTDWEEVSRRKPEHIALVWVGVQSEKIDRSLVKKRPGWNKLEAVQSNCIYVLEEGLFCRPSPRLLLGLKKLASLLHPDIFPTYDEVDPVLQK
- a CDS encoding LapA family protein: MKMQWNLLFAMLFALVVAIFAVANVNAVSVNYLFGKTEWPLILIILGSTAMGGLIVASFGFFRIFQLQRQIKVLAKEKKELQEKMDTMEKRDSVDVENEK
- the yumC gene encoding ferredoxin--NADP reductase 2, which gives rise to MKEDQKVYDITIIGGGPVGLFTAFYGGMRQASVKIIESLPQLGGQLSALYPEKYIYDVAGFPKIRAQELINNLKEQMAKFNPTVCLEQSVEKLEKQDNGIFKLTTNKEVHYSKTVIITAGNGAFQPRRLELDSAAQYEGKNLHYFVDDLNKFAGQKVLVCGGGDSAVDWALMLEPIAKKVTIVHRRDKFRAHEHSVENLMKSKVDVKTPFVPVELIGDENGIQKVVLESAKDGARETIEVDAVVVNYGFVSSLGPIKEWGLDIEKNSIKVNSKMETNIPGVYAAGDICTYEGKVKLIACGFGEAPTAVNNAKAYIDPSAKVQPLHSSSMF
- a CDS encoding NAD(P)/FAD-dependent oxidoreductase encodes the protein MIHLKKPNVVILGAGYGGLMTTVRLQKLVGVNEADITLVNKYDYHYETTWLHEASAGTLHHDRVRYPITDVIDRNKVQFVQDTVVKIIPQEQRVLLEKGELSYDYLVVALGFESETFGIKGLKEYAFSIANINAARQIREHIEYQFATYNTEIEKREERLTIVVGGAGFTGIEFLGELVNRVPELCREYDIDPKKVRIICVEAAPTALPGFDPELVEYAVGVLERKGVEFRIGTAIKECTPEGIVVAKGDETEEIKAGTVVWAAGVRGSYVIDESGFEAMRGRVKVDPFLRAPGYDNVFIVGDCSLMINEETNRPYPPTAQIAMQQGELCAKNLAVLIRQQGELQPFKPDIKGTVCSLGHDDAIGVVFGKKMWGSKASFMKKMVDNRALFLIGGPSLVVKKGKFNIF
- a CDS encoding 3D domain-containing protein codes for the protein MSFVRRLCMTILFVCALFTTFQSISGVEARTIIDWMDDSPFSLFQRSYYFANYFNIDYTAADDQWIQYEEREQPQISSEVAKNDTVRLEEAFDWSQYPSTTVVATGYTAGVESTGKSPSHPAYGITYSGVRVKRDLYSTIAADLNVFPIGTILFIPGYGYGVVADKGGAIKGNRIDLYYDTVDDVYKYWGKKTVEVYVVKKGDGKLSEDELKKLNEDETMQVFRQQYVQSKS
- a CDS encoding DUF309 domain-containing protein, whose product is MYPMEYYEFFVKFNEGDYYTCHDLLEEIWMTDKANFFIKGLLQMTVALYHYSYGNVKGARWMMQAAEEYLQPYRPFYWGVRVDEVCVFIQRCLAAMPTDIDRVDSSALNELPPLPTLVLFLYD
- a CDS encoding YuiB family protein — its product is MEMSIPVLLISMLLFFVLFFGIGFLLNMILRMSWLPAILSPVVFIFIIDDVKLSAYFTAPSASFAALKHKILTLAPADVMILSSGLIGAILSGVAIRILRAKGYQMF
- a CDS encoding YuiA family protein is translated as MKRKEQTVCPYCAGNGYVQLLLGGSETCYCCAGKGETKNNE
- a CDS encoding CAP domain-containing protein, encoding MFKKATTVLLASALATGLVACNKMGMERNDNGQKQNISALRTSIPSSQYPHTRAILIQDAKYDFIPISPQQAGQWQAQLQPQWEQPTFPYYSMPRQAQQAPKLATPTQPQQTRTATGVSQFAQQVIDLTNKERARAGLPALKADGQLSAVAQKKSEDMQQKHYFSHTSPTYGSPFDMMRDFGITYRTAGENIAQGQRTPQEVVTAWMNSPGHRANILNRQFTHIGVGFESGGNHWTQMFIGK